TCTACCGGACCTGGTTTGCTTTTCCGGTGCGTCAGTTTTTGCGCCACCGTGACACATGTTTGACAAAACAACATACAAAATTGTAGATCTTGAACCTTCGCGATAATCAGATGATACACAGCGGACAAGAAAAGTATTTCTACGCCATTGCATTCGTTGCAGAATTTACGTGCTGATCGGAATAAGTCCAAGTTTTATTAAGTTTCGTATCATTTGGAAGTACTTTCGTACGACCGAAGAAACTCAATgctgtgaaaatgaaatgtggGACTTGACGATTAGACTGCTGATTGTCCTGCAAATTCATAGCCTTGTGAACGTAATTAAAAAGCTAGAGCCTCGATGGAAAATCGATTTATGTACCAAGTATCGCAGGAAGCACCGTACTTTGcttgttttatacattttttcgtGTACTCTGCATTTTGTGCAATTTTTCACTTCCACGTttcttataaatgcataaaaagcAGTCTACTGATGACGATAAAACACTTCCTTGGAAAATAAGAGTATATAGAAATACTTTTTGCAGCTACTCTACATACAAAAGTCCATTCACCTAAACCAGTCGAGGCACAAACACTTCTTGAAACTGAAGTTGATGCAAATTAGGAGTTTACACATTCTTCTTCACTGCCTATGATTTCTCGTTCAAATAATAGGTTTTCCTATTGAGATAAGCGGATTCAACTGACAGGAATTTATTCATCCGGGCACTAATCAAAATTCTCGTATCGAAAATTTAGACGAACCAACCTGTACCGTACCCGTTGTAAGAAAGAATTATGCGAATAACTAGTAGGATATTTAAAATCCCCTGCAGAACTGTCCAATCTTTTGCGAGTTTCATTACGGTAATATAAAAGCAGGAATATCGCAATGACACGGTGCTCTGAGAAGGAAGTGAAAAAAATACCAGGAATACCAGAGAAATAGAAAATCGTACATACATAGAAACAAGTATAGGATGATATTAGATATTATGAAAACCTGAAATTCAAGATAGAATTCGAGTTAATTACACTAGGATGTGAAGAAGTTGTTAAACACGTTTCTTCCAGCGTCTCGTCAAGAATTAAAGATCCTGAAATAAATGCATCGAGAATTCAtgctttttttctaaatttctctaCGAAAGAATATCATAACACAACGTACGTATATAGCAATGCTACGATAATATAAATACAACGATGTACAAATTGTAGCCACATGTTTACACAACATAGAAGAACAAAAGAAACTAATAGGAAGGGTAGCACAACTAATAAAGTGTTTTTCCTAAAAAGCTGTTTCGATCGATGTATCAGAAGTTCAGTTTGGTTTAGGCAAATATTTCGACACTTGTATCATACTTATTCTGTCATGCTCTTTACAAATGAAATTTACGAGCAGAAAATCGTTCCATTGTCGGAACACTTTTGTCTCCTTGTTAGCTCGAGGATGGAAAGCTCTACCATGTTGTAAGATTCAATCATCTGTTCTTAGATAATGTTCAGTTTCTTCGGTACGAAATTACAGGGGAAAAATGTCCTTGTTTATTTTCTCCAAGTGCCATCTGTCTGTCTCTGATCCTCGGTAACTTTCTTAAGATGACGTAGGCTCGTGGAAACGGAAATCTCGTGTAATTATACAGAACATTATCTACGATTCGACGACCATACAGCGAGATTCTGACAACTGCGGAGTCGTCGTAGTTGCAATACAGCGAAGATCGCGCAATTATAGTCGAAACTGAATCACGACATGTTCGCCATCCGTGACAAGCTTTTGTGCCAGCCTTTGTCTCTGAAACTTTTGACTTTAGCTGGAACTTCTCATACCGCATTCAGGAAAAGCTCCTTTCCTCtgcctctttcttctcttccttttgcCGTTAAGATTGCCTCGCTCGAAGCCCACTTTACCGACTTGTCAGCTAACTTCTACAACGTGACAAAGCTCCTGCATCTTTCACTTGTCTTAGTCAACTTCTCTTTCGTCCCTAACTTCATtcttgttgaaaaataatatttgaactgCGAAAAATGATGGAAGCCGCGAAGAGATGATTATTATCTTTGGCAATTTGGAAAATAATCAGGCGATCGTTGACAACAGATAGACACACGCAGTTACGATGAAATGATTATAAAAACAAGCGTGTAAATCGAATTAGCGATGGTTCTTTTCACAAAATATAAGGAGAGAGCTTCGTAATAAACTGCGAACGAAAATTGGGCAATTATATACTGGAACGTTAAAAGAGACATATAAACATAGAAagcatataaaaatttatagcaTTAGAGCTATAAGACAGAGAGATTAATATCAATTGAGTTAACATAACaactaaattaatatatatttacttcCACGAAACATCAtgaatttatcattttcaaaAGGCTTCTTTGAATCGATCAAGTTACTTCCTTCCCACTTATTTCATGTTAAAACGCTTCTTTCTAACCATTAGATGATATAGAAGTCAAAGAATCAACGAAAGTGGACCGATTTTATTTCCTACCCTTGAGATCTTCATATGAATTTCCATGTTTTAGCATTTACCAACGAAAACACATTCTCGAGTACGAGTTTTCCCACGAATAAATTCCTCGTTTCAAGACGTTCTTCAGATTCCTAGcgcaatgaaaattataatcgaTCTATCGTCAAATTCTAATTTCAATCATCTTTCTTTAAACGCAAAACGAATTTCCCGTACCACGCGAACGATTGACATAATATTATCGAAGTAGTTCGATTAAACCGTCTTGCTCCTTTCTGCTAAACTAGCTAAATTCAGCGGATTCAGTTTTACACATAATTTCGTCTTATCGATATCTGTCCACGTGCAATGAAATGTGCACCAAACTGGCGACGAAACAAAGAGTTTGAAGATATGAAATGCGGAACACAGGTTTCTTTATCTTTCTGCCAAAGCGTCTCGTTTAATTTCTAAGCAACAGCTAGAGATTAGCGAAAATTCACGCTAACTCGTATAGGTTAGAATCCGATAACGTCCGTAGATTacattatattccattttcGTGGCAGTCGTACGTGGCTACGTGGTGCCCTGTGTGCGACAAACGAGTAAGCAACAGAGGAAAAGACACGAGCGGGCTCCTTGCGCACATTCGTAAATCTCATCCGAAACGTTCTAATCAATATTTAATTCAGGTACCAACTGCTCTTAAATTTGTCACAatgataacaataatttattcgaaTCCGACGAACTTTCTTCATTCGCTATCTTTCTGTTACGCTTTGGTTAAATTCTCGTATGGTTACTATAAATCGATAAAGTGAACGATAGCgtatattttatctttgataAGTTGAAGTAAAGATAGCGCAGGACGTTCAATTGACAAATaagttaataaatttaataaataaattagaaaacagGGGAATCAAAAGTGACACCTAAACAAACATCAGCTTCGAAGTGTATCGATACCACGGATTCCAATACTAGGAAGACCGAACAGCGAAAAATTTATGCCACTCGTGGTACGTTCACACAATTCATTAAAGGACAACGTTGCATTAACGGTAACATgtcatttgtaatttcttttcagTCGATTCTTGTTATTCAACTCTGTCAAATCGATATTGTAATTGTAAGAAGAAGTTCTAGAAATCGGtacaatatctttttattctGCTTCCATCTAGATCCTACGAGTTTTAAGAAAGTTTgaggaaattgaaatatcttaCAGCAACAAAGAAAGAACTATACCTCTTCACATTATACAACTTCTTTTCGTATCTCTGATTTTTAATGATCTTCTGTATCGTATCTATTATTCTGATACATTCTTTACatcttgaaaaattattaacttTGTTTATGTGGCTTTGATAATGTTGCACGCACACTGCACACGTTTACacgttatttcatattatttggCTTTAATAGCTTAAACATCGATTGTTCTTCGCATAAATCGAAGAAATGGTCCAATTGTGTTTGATATTCTTGCACAGTGGACACGTGGAAGTCGCACGACGAGAAGAAGCTTTGCCCTCGATGTCAAAAGGAAGCAATACCGACCCTTCATGCTCGGGGAGACAAGTTGACGACCTCGCATATTGGAGCCTTATGTCTTTTAGGGTAGGTGAAATATTGCAGTCAAATATTCCGACATGTAGAAATCTAAAGTTTATTCCCTTCCTCCATATTTCATTTCTCCCGATACTATAAGTAATGCTGTAATATAGTCACCGTTTGATAACTTCATATACGACAGTGAGTCGTTCAACTGTAGGGTGAGTCATGAAGTCTATCGCGAGTTACTTATAACATCGAAAGACACGAAGAATCGTACCATCAAAacatgtaacgctatataactcGAAAAACACTTCAACGTACGTGCATTGGTTCTTatctgttgaagtaattacttcaaggaaaactctacatttttatttatgtacattcctgacctggagactgctattacccagaaatattttaaataaggagcagtgcatattattgtacctttgaatatatattatgttttgggttgcaaggtctaggaacaaagtaattaataaacagatttctatttatgctccctgtagcctctagccaaagctataagcttaacttttttggtaatgtccttttgctataaatatatgaacctgCTCCCTATCATTCTATTGGCTAACACATTTGTAACACTAGgagagtaaggatctgaatcagcataaacttatacttatacctttaattatttcaatatacttttctattacaaattcatccactcgttcttcaatcaatcaacctcaacctcaacacTATCCATAAGTATCCAGACACTTACATATTTGCAAATCTCGCATAATTACCTTACTTCAATTTCTTTTGTAGATTTATTACGTTGTCCTACGATCTTGATGTTATCTTTGCACGATATCGAGTAATATTTGTTGACGAATAATACCATAAAGTTATTATAAACGTAGGTAAGAGAAAATGTGCATATATGAGATGATAAAAAATAAGATTTGAGATTATTCTGTTATCCGCCtgttgatttttctttcttcatggTACAATCTATTTAATACCTTTGGATgagatttaaaattaataaatatgagAGCAGGCGTTCGGATGATTTTAGCTCACTTATCTTCATGACAATTTTACCGacattatttgttaattaataataaagttaattCATAACGATAATGCAATGCTAGTTGATATTATGCAAAAATAACATCAAGATCGTAGGAAAACTTCATATCTCGATGAAAAAGCGAAGTATTGAGAAATTAATTATCAGATTGTGCGGCAAATATTGACACTTGATACCAAACgacaaaaatgaaatttgaagcACTCGTTGATGTAACCAATAGTTTACTTACAGGAAAATTTAGGTGGCAGAATTAAATCACTCGCCCTGTATACTTTGAATTTGTCCTCATAAGTaggttacaaatttttatatacaagttataatatttaaaattagaattacCGATAATTAACA
The Bombus terrestris chromosome 10, iyBomTerr1.2, whole genome shotgun sequence genome window above contains:
- the LOC110119614 gene encoding uncharacterized protein LOC110119614, yielding MKCGTQSYVATWCPVCDKRVSNRGKDTSGLLAHIRKSHPKRSNQYLIQKTGESKVTPKQTSASKCIDTTDSNTRKTEQRKIYATRVDTWKSHDEKKLCPRCQKEAIPTLHARGDKLTTSHIGALCLLGCWPLCFVPLIMKRSKKVRMICPLCGYTYGSFQYNNTGLAPCKTDSEDSQARLSSPPRSFRLYTAKQKYKN